In Sylvia atricapilla isolate bSylAtr1 chromosome 27, bSylAtr1.pri, whole genome shotgun sequence, one genomic interval encodes:
- the LOC136372373 gene encoding feather keratin Cos1-1/Cos1-3/Cos2-1-like, with amino-acid sequence MSCNTQCRPCQPCGPTPLANSCNEPCVRQCQDSTVVIEPPAVLVTLPGPILSSFPQNTVVGSSTSAAVGNILSCDGVPINSGGFDISCITRRYGGRRGLPC; translated from the coding sequence ATGTCCTGCAACACCCAGTGCcgtccctgccagccctgtggtCCCACCCCactggccaacagctgcaatgagccctgtgtcaggcagtgccaggactcCACTGTCGTCATTGAACcgcctgctgtgctggtgaccctgcccggccccatcctcagctccttccctcagAACACCGTggtgggatcctccacctctgctgctgtgggcaacATCCTCAGCTGTGATGGAGTGCCCATCAACTCTGGGGGCTTTGACATCTCCTGCATCACCAGGCGCTATGGTGGAAGGAGGGGCCTCCCCTGCTAA
- the LOC136372119 gene encoding feather keratin Cos1-2-like, which translates to MSCIEKCQPCHPCQPCGPTPLANSCNEPCVRQCQDSTVAIQPSPVVVTLPGPILSSFPQNTAVGPSTSAAVGSILNSQGVPISSGGFDLFCITNCYGGNRYCPS; encoded by the coding sequence ATGTCCTGCATAGAgaagtgccagccctgccatccctgccagccctgcggccccaccccgctggccaacagctgcaatgagccctgtgtcaggcagtgccaggactcCACCGTGGCCATCCAGCCCTCGCCCGTGGTGgtgaccctgcccggccccatcctcagctccttccctcagAACACCGCCGTGGGaccctccacctctgctgctgttggcagcatCCTCAACTCTCAGGGAgtgcccatcagctctgggggctttgaCCTCTTCTGCATTACCAACTGCTATGGTGGCAACAGATATTGTCCCTCGTAG
- the OR6F1 gene encoding olfactory receptor 6F1 yields MLSIIQGDHGYLGRTVHEKMAFGSFPLANLTDLNIWKDMANGTSVQEFILLGFPGTWQFRVSFVVVFALIYTLTVIGNASIIALVWRSSNLHTPMYFFLCNLSFLEIWYTTGVVPKAIGVMLGTSQTISFSVCILQLFFLLSLGSTECFLLSVMAYDRYLAICYPLRYSSLMNSVLSVRLALSSWLGGFLAISLLAFLTSRLTFCGPDVINHFLCDIDSCLALSCSDTWPVELATFLISIIVVVASCVVTLVSYMYIISSILRIQSAHGRKKAFSTCSAHLSVVTIWYGSTMFLYVKPSAQNSLDMNKIVNTFNTVVTPLLNPFIYTLRNKEVKLALGRAFRKK; encoded by the exons ATGCTCTCCATTATCCAAGGGGACCATGGCTACCTTGGGAGGACGGTGCATGAAAAAATGGCATTTGGATCATTTCCACTGGCAAATCTG acGGACCTTAACATTTGGAAGGACATGGCAAATGGGACAAGTGTGCAAGAATTCATCCTTCTTGGCTTCCCAGGCACATGGCAATTCCGTGTCTCCTTTGTGGTGGTATTTGCCCTGATATACACCCTAACAGTAATAGGCAATGCATCCATCATAGCTCTTGTGTGGAGAAGCAGCAACCTGCACACCCCAATGtactttttcctctgtaatCTCTCCTTTCTGGAGATCTGGTACACTACAGGTGTTGTTCCCAAAGCCATAGGAGTCATGCTGGGGACTAGCCAAACCATTTCCTTCAGTGTCTGCATCCTCCAGttgttctttcttctctctctagGCTCCACTGAGTGTTTTCTCCTGTCTGTCATGGCCTATGACCGCTATTTAGCCATATGCTACCCTCTGAGGTACAGCTCCCTCATGAACAGTGTCCTCTCTGTTCGGCTGGCactcagctcctggctgggaggcTTTTTGGCCATTTCCCTGCTGGCCTTTCTGACATCCAGGCTGACTTTCTGTGGGCCAGATGTCATCAATCATTTTCTATGTGATATAGATTCCTGCCTTGCCCTCTCCTGCAGTGATACATGGCCTGTGGAGCTGGCAACTTTCCTCATATCCATAATTGTTGTGGTGGCCTCCTGTGTGGTCACCCTGGTCTCCTACATGTACATCATCTCTTCTATCCTGCGGATCCAGTCAGCCCATGGCcggaaaaaagccttttccacctgctCTGCCCATCTCAGTGTTGTCACAATCTGGTATGGCTCCACCATGTTCCTGTATGTCAAGCCATCAGCCCAGAACTCCCTGGATATGAACAAAATTGTGAATACCTTTAACACAGTGGTAACTCCTTTGTTGAACCCCTTCATTTACACACTCAGAAACAAAGAAGTGAAGCTCGCTCTGGGACGGGCTTTCCGCAAAAAGTGA
- the LOC136372162 gene encoding LOW QUALITY PROTEIN: feather keratin Cos1-2-like (The sequence of the model RefSeq protein was modified relative to this genomic sequence to represent the inferred CDS: deleted 2 bases in 1 codon) → MSTLGNYHFHKPPLGLRQLRATIKASLTSCSLIHFSCLFLLGTQVHLQPQAMSCYSPCRPCQPCGPTPLANSCNEPCVRQCQDSTVAIQPSPVVVTLPGPILSSFPQNTVVGSSTSAAVGNILSCDGVPINSGGFDLSCITSRYGGSRYRPC, encoded by the exons ATGAGCACCTTAGGAAATTACCACTTTCAT AAGCCACCTCTGGGCCTGAGGCAACTCAGAGCAACCATAAAAGCCAGCCTAACTTCATGCTCTCTCATCCACTTCTCCTGCCTCTTTCTCCTTGGGACCCAG GTGCATCTGCAGCCCCAAGCCATGTCCTGCTACAGCCCGTGccggccctgccagccctgcggccccaccccgctggccaacagctgcaatgagccctgtgtcaggcagtgccaggactcCACCGTGGCCATCCAGCCCTCGCCCGTGGTGgtgaccctgcccggccccatcctcagctccttcccacagaacaccgtggtgggatcctccacctctgctgctgtgggcaacATCCTCAGCTGTGATGGAGTGCCCATCAACTCTGGGGGCTTTGACCTCTCCTGCATCACCAGCCGCTATGGTGGCAGCAGATATCGTCCCTGCTAA